AATCACAGTCTCACAAAGCACATATGCAAAGAATCTCATCAAAAGATTCGGTATGCAGACGAGCAAGACAACCAATACTCCGATGAGCACAACTACAAAGCTGTCGCGAGATGAGGATGGGAAACCTGTTGATGAGAAACTGTATAGAGCCATGATAGGGAGCTTGCTGTATCTTACCGCGAGTCGACCTGACTTGTGTCTAAGTGTCGGCATTTGTGCTCGATACCAGGCTAATCCAAAAGAGTCACATATGAATGCAGTAAAACGGGTTATCAAATATGTGAAAGGTACATTGGATTTTGGTCTTCATTACACCTTTGAAACTAACGTGAATCTTGCAGGATTTTGTGATGCTGACTGGGCAGGTTGTCTGGATGATCGTCATAGTACTTCTGGCGGATGTTTTTTCTTGGGAACAACTTGGTGGCATGGCACAGCAAGAAACAAAATTGCGTCTCTCTCTCAactgctgaagctgagtatattGCTCTAGGAAGCTGTTGCACTCAATTACTTTGGATACGCCAAATGCTCGTTGATTATGGTATCATCTCTAACCCTATGCTTGTTCACTGTGATAATATGAGTGCCATAAACTTGTCTAAAAATCCGGTTCAACATTCACGCACCAAACATGTCGACATTCGACATCACTTTGTGAGAGAGTTAGTTGAGATGAAAATCGTGATTTTGGAGCATGTATCTACTGAAAGACAACTGGCTGATCTATTCACCAAACCTCTGGACTACAACATGTTCCTCGGCCTTCGAAAGGCTTGGGAATTGTGAATCTCTGAATAAGTCATGTCAGAAGAGGAGAGCATGACAGTTGTGTATATGTGTTACTGCTTGTCGATATGCCACCACAATCACAAAACTCTGAGTCAACAAGTTCGATTGTGCAGCTTATTTCACCTGTCTCCTTTACAGTAAAGTCATTTGATTCACTGGTGAAAGACACTCATCTTGGATCAAGATGCTACAACATTTTCGATCTGAGCATTGATCACTGTCTGGATTGAATGAGGAAACACAGCAGAGACTGAGTGAAATTTGGGTAAGAAGAGTGCCCTGGATTACTaaacagaaaagaaaacaaaaggccCTGAATGATGGACACTCGTAATGGAGCTGGAGGACACAACTTTCAGACTCTAATTTCGATCACTGTCTGGATGGGGCAGGGTTGATGTCAACTCTGattggtaaaataaaaaaaaaatgttttctgtGACAGCTACTCGGCTGAGAAATAGCTACAGATCAAGGTTACAATAACTGTCGAGTTGGAGAGACAGACACACAAGAGGTCTACACTGTGTTTCCAGACCATACAAATGGCTATGCTGCAGAAGTTCAGGTGTGAGTGAGCTGCATGATAGGATCATGTCTGTGACAGCTACTCGGCTGAGAAACAGCTACAGATGTGGGTTGGTCTCACTgattctttatcaaaaacttCTTGGTGGCTGAGTACGAGTGGGAAGCAATCTGTGTCTCTCTCCTCTGGACGCTAAAAGACATTCTGGAGTATGTCTTCTGGCAAGGTGCTTTAGTTGCTGTTTCTTTTGTGTGCTGCATTGCGTGCAAGGACATGATTACCAATCTCACAaattctctttctcacaaacTGAGGTGCTGTTGATATTGGGTCTAATGTCTTGGGCCTAGTGCTATTGTTTCTAACGGGCTTGGTGAGTGTGATTAGGGTTATTTTTGAGGATTGTATGATGCAGCTGTCTTCAAGTGTCacatctctctctatctatctcTCTCGCCGGCGCACTCGATCTCTCTCACTAGCAACATGCAACCAACAAGGAGAAGCTCGCGGCTCATGAAACTGAAGAATGTCGAGACTACTCCGATGAACCCACTTGACCTCTCTTCTGGGTCATCCTCGCGCAAGCGGAGCCGCCGTCGTGTCTCAGCTGGTGACACTGCGCCTCTACCCAAGAACGTTGAGCTTGAAGTCGAGTCTCTCTCAGATGGGGAATCCTCAGACGACCACTCCGACGAAGCTCCGATGGCATCAGACACTCCTCCGAATCGCTCCAAGAACAGAGATTTGAGGAGAGTCGGAATGTGTATCAAACTAAAGCTCAGTTCTATCCAGAGCTTATGCGACCTAAAAGGATGCCAATGACTGAACGGTTCTTCTCAATCAAGGCGACTGAGCGCTTCAGAGAGCTCCGAGGGCGGAATTTCATTCCTCAGCAGTCTATCTCCCTCACGGACGAGAATCTCTCTAATGTCAGAAGAATTGTGATCGGGGCAGGCCTGATTCATACCCTCACTGATCTCGACCCTTATCAGCCCAATGTAATCCGCGAATTCCTTGCCAATCTTCCGGAAGCTGAGGAACGAGACGATGGTGGTGTAGCGGTGTATGTTAGAGGATCGCTTGTTGATTTCTCTCCGAGTCTGATTAATTCGATGTATTGCATTCGGGGTTTGAAGAAGATCCTAACTGGATGGATGAACGTCTTGATGAAGTTTGTGGTTTTTTCACCGATGGACGAATAAGACGAGGTGAGAACATGAGTTCGAAGTATCTCACAGCTACGAATCAGGTTCTGTACAAGCTCGTCTGCTCGCTCGAATTGGATTCCCACCAGGAACTACACCTCAATGAACCAAAGGCGACTCAGGTTCATCTACATGCTTCATCATCATGATGGATTTGACTTCGGGAAACTCGTCTATGATCAGATAATTGCAATGGCAGCGAACACTCAGACAGAGAAGACTCGGTGTATCATGTTCCCTAACTTGATTCAGCAGGTCATCCATTTTCAGCGACTATAACTCCTGACTTGCTTCATGATGAGTTCACTGGAACACCGAAGCTTGTTGTCAAGGATGTTAAAGCTGGTCGTGGGTCTGGAGCAGACTCAAGTGCTGCCAGCCTTGAGGACGACATCAATCGCGCCATTGCGGGACTCAAAGCCATTCGAGTTCGCCTGAGGAGTAAGGGAGATGCACAGTGTTTGTCTTATTTCTACTCTATGTCTAACGAATGATTTTTCTCTAAATGTGCACCTATGCAGGGGAGACTATGAGCAACATGTTGCTCATCCAGGGGTTGAAGAAAACGATGAGCAggatgaagatgaggaagacGCGTACGCGTAGGATGATCATGTCTTATTGCTTAATGATACTTTAAGTTTTAATCCAGCTTGTACTATTTAAGACTCAGACTATGTGTTTCGACTATGCTTTTATCAATTCCGTGTGcaacttatttaaaaatatgttctcAGTTGATGATCACTGGTTGAGTAGTTTCTTTGTCTTGGATATGTGTGCTGCGTGGATGTTTACATTGCAGGTTGCATAGGTTGTCACATTCAGATAAAAAGGGGGAGAATGTAAGCTCAAGAAAAGCAGCTTGTCGGATTGAGAAACAGAGGATGTGTTATGCACAATATAGGAAGTGTGACTTGCTGTTACAAGTCGGTTATGAGATGATGACGTGTCAATATCTCATTGGTTCCAAGATGTTACTTTGGCGTGAAGCAAAGAAGATTTGGAAGATTTGGGCTTATCACAATATTTAGGCAACTAGGGTATTGTGTTAAGGGTATATAACCTGATTACTTTGTGGATATCGTCGTTAGCCGTTTATTGATTGAAAAGCTAGAGCAAGAGGTTTGTTCTTGAGANNNNNNNNNNNNNNNNNNNNNNNNNNNNNNNNNNNNNNNNNNNNNNNNNNNNNNNNNNNNNNNNNNNNNNNNNNNNNNNNNNNNNNNNNNNNNNNNNNNNTATCTAAGATTGAGCACTACAGTACGAGAGACATTGATAAGAGCATTATTTCATTAGTTTTCTAACCGTACCTTCATTTCTTAACACCATTTGGCAAAACAacacctaattttttttttttttttgtcaccatAAAAACAACCCCTAATTAAAACAGCATTTATGTAGACTGATTCTTCCAACCATCGTGCCGTTTTTTGCTTTATAGACTCCACTACACACCGTTTCATATACATGAGACTAGTAAAGCACACAAAACCCCGTGTCTTAGAGAGAGAATGTCCAATCAATCAATCCATCACTAACTATCGTCTTTCTCCAAAAAACATCGCCTTAGACTCCGAGGAAGAGGACGACTTGTCATCCGTCATCCATTGAAAGCATAACTCCTCTCAATCAAAGATCGATTCCGTTCACCAGTCTCCTCTCTTATTGAAAAGGTTCCttcattctttctctttgttttgcTACATTTAGTAacttcttttttcctctgaatcATTTGCTTCCGCTTTGAGATAGTTCTCTCACTTGGATCCTTTCGAATCTTACTCATTAATCAAAAAGCTTATACAATTCAAATCGGTTCAAACTGTTCTTACtcggttaaaatcaatttaaattaatctatttagtctaaatatgttaaattaagcaataatgttagtataaatctataaatttgtttaatttattttattttgtatatctaattttgataattcatcacaaaatttttataattaaactcaaaaactaaagtatgtcatataaatgtaaaatatatatataatagattaatTATTCGTTAACGCCTAGGCATTGCGTAAGCCTCGCCTAGGCCCCGAATAACCCGGTTAGTCGCTAGTCCTCTAAAAAGCACCTAGTTACCGCCTAttgattttttgaacattaatcCAGATCATAAAAATACACAAGCAAGAGatacacaagcaaaaaaaaaatgattatgaATTAAACTGAAGACAAAATAAACCAAAGAATAattattgaaaatgtaaaacaatatctAACTATAGAATAATAAAcacataattattattattaaaagagaaatatatgaATACTAGGGTGGAAGATCACCACTTGTATTCGATGAATTACATGCACTGGGGTGCACCAAAACTGTGGTACGGTGTTGCGGGGAAGGATGCTGTTAAACTAGAGGAGGCGATGAGAAAGCATTTGCCTGACCTTTTTGAAGAACAGCCTGATTTGCTTCATAAGCTAGTAAGTGTTTAGATATTTGATGACCTGAATCAAAACTTTGTGTTCTACAATCACATAGGACCTGATGTTATGTCCTCCACTGACTTGCACCTGATTTAAAGTCATTTATCTGACCTCATTGTCTCGGTGATGCTCTTTCATGTAGGTTACACAACTCTCCCCATCAAAACTGAAAACCGCAGGAGTACCTGTGCACCGCTGCGTCCAGCATGCTGGAGAGTTTGTCTTGACTTTCCCTCGGGCATATCATGCTGGATTCAACTATGGTTTCAACTGTGCTGAAGCTGTGAATGTAGCTATTAGTGTTTCAGAGGTGAACAGAAAGGAAGTTTCTTCCTACGTCATTCATGGAGTCGCACAAGATgacaaaggagagagagagagttttaagGAATATTTCTGTTATTTAATAAAGTGTGAGCTATACACACTAAATACATGTTTGATAGCTTATCCGGAACAAACCGGTTAAATGAGTAAAGCCAAAATGTATAACTAAACCATATACATTGTaccaataataaaccaatattccccctcaagatggagcaTATATGTTAATGAACTCCATCTTGCTCATAAGATGTCGGAAAGGAGAAGGGTAGAGAGGTTTTGTAAGGATGTCAGCTAGTTGATTTGATGTCCTTACATGAAGAGTTTTCACTAGGCCTTTCTTAACCCATTCTATAACAATGTGACAATCACGCTCCACATGCTTCGTTCTTTCGTGAAAGACGGCATTGTTGGCTATATGTATGGCAGCTGTGTTGTCGCAATACAAAGGTGCAGCTTCCCGAGTCTCAATCCAAAGATCTTCCATCATGTTTCGAAACCAAAGCATCTCTTTAACCGCTTCAGACATGGCACGATACTCAGACTCAGCGGAAGAACTAGAGACAGTGTCTTGCTTATTTGACTTCCAAGTGATGAGTGAAGAGCCAACAAAAACGCATAAACCAGATACACTCTGACGAGTGTCAGGGCATGAACCCCAATCAGCATCCGTGAAAGCAGAGAGCTTCAAGTCTGAACAAGCTGAGTAAAAGAGACCCAAGCCAACTGTCCCTTTAAGGTAATGCAAGACCTTGTAAGCAGCATGAAGATGTGGAGCTCGCGGAGAGGAAGTGAACTGACAGAGCTTGTGGACAGCAAAAGTGATATCTGGTCGAGTAAAGGTCAGATAAAGAAGCTTTCCAACAAGTCGCCAATATACCTCCGCGTTAGGTAAGAGCTCACCATCTTCTATAGATAACTTAACACTGGGATCCATGGGAATTGAGGAAGGCTTACAGCCAAGTAGACCAGTGTCAGTCAATAAGTCAAGCACATATTTGCGTTGACAGATGGAAATCCCTGAAGAAGACCGAGCAATTTCCAGACCGAGGAAATATCTCAGAGTTCCTAAGTCACGTAGCTTAAAGGAGGCTTGAAGAGATTCTTTAAGGAGCGCTGTGGCTTTGTCACAACTACTTGCGATGATGATATCGTCAACGTAGACCAAGACCAAGACCAAGGGGGAATATTTATATCCTTCCTGTGTAGGTTCAGAGAACGGCCCCCAGACGTCAATGTGAAGTAGTTCAAATGGTTGAGAACACAGCTTAGGATGTAAATGGTAAGacaatttcttttgtttagcaCGATGACAGACTTCACAATGCATCAATCATTTATTCTTTGTCTTTGAAAATCCAAGTACATCAGAGAGAAGTTCTATACGCTCAAAAGAACTGTGTCCAAAATGTTGGTGCCAAATGGAAGCATCTACAACATTATTagtaaaggaagaagaagaaacaggaGCTGCAGCACTTGTATCAGCAACATCCAGGACGTACAGGTTCACAATCCGTTTACCGCTTCCAATCATCGACCCCCTGATAGGATCCTGTATAGTAAAAGAACCAGAATCAAAGATCACTTGAGCGCCAATATCAGAAGTCAGAGAGCTGACACTCAGAAGATTGAGTCTGAATTCTGGAATAAACAGAACATTCTGCAGGGTCAAAGTAGTATCAATGATGATCTGACCGATACCACCAACCTTGAGTGTTGAACCATTTGGAAGATTCACAAAATGATTAACAGAAGTATCAAGGTTATGGAAAGCATCACGTTCGTGAGAAACGTGGTGAGTTGCACCAGAGTCTACGATCCATGTGTGCTTATCAGTGACACACTTAGTGACACTTAGAATTCCAATAAAACTGAATGTGaaagatgaaaaaaatataccagaGTGGTCAGTGGGCTGAGACACAGAAGGAGAAGCAGTACCACGATCAGGTTGAAGCTGAGAACTGAAGTAAGCAATAAAGTTCTGAATTTGGTCCTTGTTCAGCTTGCCAACGAGATTATCAAGACCAGAAACAACTGAGGGTGAATCCTGAACGGCAACACTAGCTGCAACGACAAGAGCCTTTGGCTGCAAAGACCTATCAGTGTTTGATCTCCTTTTCTTCCAACCAACTGGATATCCATGGAGCTTGTAACAGCGATCAATGACATGACCAATGTTTCCACAGTGAGCACAAACTGGTCCAGGTTTCCTTTGAAAAGCATTCACCGCGCCTTGTTGAGAAGCGTTTGAATCACCACCAAGTGAAGCAGACGGAGCAGAGTTAGAAGACATAGGTAGCACAGTAGGCTGAGATGTCCCATGACTAACTTGAAAGGCAGCGGGAGCGATGATAGAATTGAACTGGCGTTGGCTATCATCTTGGTCTAAGATGTTACAAATCTCCGCAAGATCAGGAAGAGGCTTTCTCATGAGAATCTGACTACGAATGATAGAATATTTCTCATTAAGACCAGCCAAGAACTTGATGGTTCTGCCTCGTTCAATCTTAGCTTTGGCTGTACGCTGGCTGAGACAACTCGTTGTATTGCAACAGAGACAGGTTTCAGGAGGTTCTGTGCCGTCCAAGTTGTTCCAAAGGGTCTTGAGAGTAGTGTAATACCCAGAGAGATCCATGGAGCCTTGGCGGAGATCCTGAATCTGTTGAATCAACTGAAAAGTCTGTGGTAGATTCGTCTTATGGAAACAATTATGAAGGTCAGTCCATATCTCAGTCGCATCATCAAACGACAAAATACTACCATAGATTTGAGAGGAAACCGAGTTGAGAAGCCAAGATTTTACCATGCTGTTACAACGAGACCAGATCCGAAACAGAGGAGTAGCGGAATTAGGACGAGGGAGAGACCCATCAACAAAAGTGATCTTGTTCTTCGCATCGAGAGCGATCTTCATCGCAGAGCACCACTGGGTGTAGTTTGATCCATCCAGAGTAAGGGAAGTGATCAACAACCCGGGATGATCGGCGTGATGAAGAAACAACGGCGAGTGAACACTGTCTGGATTCATCACGACGGAAAGAGCGTACGGATCCGGAACAAGCGGGGCTGCAACGGCTTCAGAGTGTGAAGGGGAGCCTCCAGGGTTTGGATTCGAGCTACCGGCGCGTGTAGAACGACCAGAACGGCGAGAACGACGGAGAGCAACCACCATCGTATCGACGAAGCAACACGACAAAAGAAACAGAGATCGACGAAAGGTCACAAAACGGAGCTCAAAAGAAAGAGCAGAAAACGATGTTGAGCTTGTGCTCaacgctctgataccatattagtgtTTCAGAGGTGAACAGAAAGGAAGTTTCTTCCTACGTCATTCATGGAGTCGCACAAGATgacaaaggagagagagagagttttaagGAATATTTCTGTTATTTAATAAAGTGTGAGCTACACACACTAAATACATGTTTGATAGCTTATCCGGAACAAACCTGGTTAAATAAGTAAAGCCAAAATGTACAACTAAACCATATACATTGTaccaataataaaccaataGTAGCACCAGTCGACTGGCTCCCTCACGGACAGATTGCTATAGAGTTATACTGTCAACAGGGTAGAAAAACGTCCATCTCGAATGATAAACTCTTGCTTGGGGCAGCAAGAGAAGTAGTGAAAGCCGACTGGGAGCTCAACTTGCTAAAGAAGAATACAATAGATAACTTGAGGTGGAAAGAGTTTAGCGGAAAGGATGGGATCTTGGCCAAAACACTCAAGGCACGCATTGACATGGAACGTACGAGAAGAGAGTTTCTGTGCAGCTCTTCACTTGCGTTGAAGATGCATAGTAATTTCGATGCTACCAACGAGAGAGAGTGTTGTATATGCTTCTTTGATTTGCACCTCTCCGCTGCTGGTTGCCGCTGTTCCCCGGAGAAGTATTCATGTTTGACTCATGTGAAACAGTTGTGTTCTTGTCCGTGGGTAGCTAAATATTATCTGTTTCGGTATGATATGGATGAACTGAATGTTCTTCTTGAGGCTGTGGAAGGGAAAGCTCAGTTCTGTGTATAGATGGGCGCGTCAAGATTTGGGATTGGCTTTAAGTGAACACCTCTCAGGAAGCAAGATGGAGACTGGTGAGGAAGAACCACAAGCAGGTGCACTTTTAGGGAAAGATTTACAGTTGAAAGTAACATCGAGAGAAGATCTAAGTAGAGGGTTAGAAAAGAGGTTACTTCTGAAAGTCAAGGAGGAGCAATTAACACCAAGCCACTGTATGAAGCcagtcaaagaagaagaaggcatcTCTATGACAGCTGCTAAGTCCACAAGTGGAAAAAAGAATTCACAGAGTGTACCTGATGAtgtgatactcctaagtgatgATGAGCATGACATACCTAGGAAACAAGGTTCTGAGAAAAGAGATGCAGTTTCGTCTGGAAAGCATTTGAAAATACAGGAGAGACCAACCCACGTTTTAGCGTTGGAAGCGCCTAGCAAAACTCCTGTTCCCATGATAGAAAAGCAAGCAATTTATTTGCCTGATAGACAAATCACTATGTCATTGCCTACTAATGACCAAAGAGCAGTGCAAGGGGATGTTACAAGTTCTGTATCGCATGGGGAAGTTAATGCCGTAGTTGATGGTGTTACGAGCAACCAAGATGGTGTTAAACCTACCAGCTGTAAATCCAAAACCTCTGGAGCTTTGGCTATACAGGAAGTGGTTGATGGGATAAGAAGTAACTCAGGGACACCGTCTTGTTCGCAGAACAATAGTCCAGATAGGATCATCCGCCAAAAGGGTCCACGTATAGCAAAAGTCGTGAGGAGAATCAATTGCAATGTAGAGCCTCTAAACTATGGTTCTGTGCTTTCTGGAAAATCATGGTGCAACCGCCGAGCAATTTTTCCTAAAGGTAACATGTTGTTTATGTAAACATATATGCATTGATGATATTTTGCAAAGTGCTTAATGTCTATTCTTCTTTGGTGCAGGGTTTCGTAGTCGGGTCAAGTACATAAACGTTTTGGATCCGACGAGGATGAGCTTCTACGTTTCAGAGATTCTTGATGCTGGACGCAACAGTCCATTGTTCATGGTAAATTAATATCTTTCTTGTCTGAAAAAAAGGTTTCATTGCCTTAGATTATCTTGGTCATTAACAAACTGTGTGGTATGATCTTCTTGTTAGGTTTACTTGGAGGGTGTTCCCAGTGAGGTGTTTGCTCACTTGTCTCCTACAAGATGCTGGGAGATGGTACGAGATAGAGTAAACCAAGAGATAAGTAAGCAGCACAAAGCCGGTAAGCCAGATCTTCCTCCTCTGCAGCCCTCTGGGAGTCCTGACGGTTTTGAAATGTTTGGATATACATCACCTGCAATCCTACAGGTAATAATAGTAAAACCAACTTTGCCTAGAAAATATAAGCTTCATTTGTAAATCTAGTTGACAGATAGATAATCTAATTTGTTAAAACAGGCCATTGAAGCAATAGACGTGAATAGAGTTTGCACAGAGTATTGGGAGTCCAGGCCTTACTCGCGGCCACAGGTTCAGTTCCCTGCAAATGCTCTTCTTCTCAGAGAAGCCAACACAAGCATTCAATCATCAGATGTGAGAAATCTCCAGAAAGCTCCCAGACAACGTCTATTACCTGCTGGAGCGAAGTCTAATCTCAAAGTTCTGCTCAAGAAAGCTAACATGGAGGAACTAAGCTCACTTCAAGAGGTTTTAAGTGAGTCTAACATAGATTTGGTGACCGAACTTGTGAAGGAAGAGATCCAGAAGCGGTGCTGATTTAGTTGGAAGGAGATTGATTTTTAGTGTGTACATACAGAGTTGATGAGGCTCCCTGCACGTTCTTTTTGGACACCCTTGCAGAGGAAACAGGGAAACATATAACCAGAAGCCTGTTTCTTCTTACGTCTCTTG
The window above is part of the Brassica napus cultivar Da-Ae chromosome C8, Da-Ae, whole genome shotgun sequence genome. Proteins encoded here:
- the LOC106383280 gene encoding putative lysine-specific demethylase JMJ16, with the protein product MNTRVEDHHLYSMNYMHWGAPKLWYGVAGKDAVKLEEAMRKHLPDLFEEQPDLLHKLVTQLSPSKLKTAGVPVHRCVQHAGEFVLTFPRAYHAGFNYGFNCAEAVNVAISVSEVNRKEVSSYVIHGVAQDDKGERESFKEYFCYLIKCELYTLNTCLIAYPEQTG
- the LOC106383121 gene encoding uncharacterized protein LOC106383121; the encoded protein is MVVALRRSRRSGRSTRAGSSNPNPGGSPSHSEAVAAPLVPDPYALSVVMNPDSVHSPLFLHHADHPGLLITSLTLDGSNYTQWCSAMKIALDAKNKITFVDGSLPRPNSATPLFRIWSRCNSMVKSWLLNSVSSQIYGSILSFDDATEIWTDLHNCFHKTNLPQTFQLIQQIQDLRQGSMDLSGYYTTLKTLWNNLDGTEPPETCLCCNTTSCLSQRTAKAKIERGRTIKFLAGLNEKYSIIRSQILMRKPLPDLAEICNILDQDDSQRQFNSIIAPAAFQVSHGTSQPTVLPMSSNSAPSASLGGDSNASQQGAVNAFQRKPGPVCAHCGNIGHVIDRCYKLHGYPVGWKKRRSNTDRSLQPKALVVAASVAVQDSPSVVSGLDNLVGKLNKDQIQNFIAYFSSQLQPDRGTASPSVSQPTDHSGSYQGVDDWKR
- the LOC125591666 gene encoding putative lysine-specific demethylase JMJ16, producing MFFLRLWKGKLSSVYRWARQDLGLALSEHLSGSKMETGEEEPQAGALLGKDLQLKVTSREDLSRGLEKRLLLKVKEEQLTPSHCMKPVKEEEGISMTAAKSTSGKKNSQSVPDDVILLSDDEHDIPRKQGSEKRDAVSSGKHLKIQERPTHVLALEAPSKTPVPMIEKQAIYLPDRQITMSLPTNDQRAVQGDVTSSVSHGEVNAVVDGVTSNQDGVKPTSCKSKTSGALAIQEVVDGIRSNSGTPSCSQNNSPDRIIRQKGPRIAKVVRRINCNVEPLNYGSVLSGKSWCNRRAIFPKGFRSRVKYINVLDPTRMSFYVSEILDAGRNSPLFMVYLEGVPSEVFAHLSPTRCWEMVRDRVNQEISKQHKAGKPDLPPLQPSGSPDGFEMFGYTSPAILQAIEAIDVNRVCTEYWESRPYSRPQVQFPANALLLREANTSIQSSDVRNLQKAPRQRLLPAGAKSNLKVLLKKANMEELSSLQEVLSESNIDLVTELVKEEIQKRC